One window of Halichondria panicea chromosome 7, odHalPani1.1, whole genome shotgun sequence genomic DNA carries:
- the LOC135338855 gene encoding uncharacterized protein LOC135338855, which translates to MSDSSGDEGALQIDIGGSSEGIKGGSGKIVAGKAKKGWKSGDVVWAKVTGFNYWPAQVLDAVDDPLVPHWLKQPPRPTFMLVRFFGTYDMQWVSSNSAETFAKGLKKKFHIKSKRKVFVKAIKEARSFLDNGSLSEGMTLRPPDPVEDDQPVSADVQLPKSEQDPPTITVDPLLSNHTRHTCTIPTTSHTNPPLSGSRRRKGSTPRRLSSSSSARSSEGRDTPSEVKKAKLDDDGVQAFTCAPLPLSTGGQQ; encoded by the exons ATGTCAGACTCTTCTGGAGATGAAGGTGCCTTGCAGATTGATATTGGGGGGAGCAGTGAGGGCATAAAGGGTGGAAGTGGTAAGATTGTTGCAGGGAAGGCCAAGAAAGGATGGAAGTCTGGAGACGTTGTCTGGGCGAAGGTCACTGGCTTCAACTACTGGCCTGCACAG GTGTTAGATGCTGTTGACGACCCACTGGTGCCGCACTGGCTGAAACAGCCACCTAGGCCAACCTTCATGCTTGTGAGATTTTTTGGAACATACGACAT GCAATGGGTTAGCTCTAACTCAGCGGAGACTTTTGCAAAAGGGTTAAAAAAGAAATTTCATATAAAGAGCAAGCGGAAAGTATTCGTT AAAGCCATTAAAGAGGCTCGCTCCTTTCTGGACAATGGTAGTCTCTCAGAGGGCATGACTCTAAGACCCCCTGACCCTGTCGAAGACGATCAACCAGTCTCTGCTGACGTTCAGCTACCCAAATCCGAACAA GACCCACCCACTATTACTGTCGACCCACTCTTGTCGAACCACACCAGACACACATGTACGATCCCAACCACTTCTCACACcaacccccctctctctgGATCTCGTCGTAGGAAAGGCTCCACCCCTCGTCGGCTCTCCTCTAGCTCATCAGCACGCAGCAGTGAGGGAAGGGACACTCCCTCAGAGGTGAAAAAGGCCAAACTAGATGACGACGGAGTGCAAGCATTCACTTGTGCACCGTTGCCACTCTCAACGGGTGGTCagcagtga
- the LOC135338846 gene encoding uncharacterized protein LOC135338846, with product MNASVESLVLIKYYDKLQTMIQGEIVSMSTKALSQHLLSSGEHSKCIHMIYTNEQKAMFFMQAIKNRVDVDSACFGTFLGVLKQEPSYKFMTDKLEKEVEERKNKRPGSETGADYSPQPSIGATINADGGDSDDFLSVDNTTVLDNEDCFDVVEEVSDLAVRFIQLGKALRLVKADMDIIQSKHKDEPKAGLYAVIETWLQHNHAISKHGVPTWRVLVKAVAHPYGGSNCALARKIAANHLSSVGQASS from the exons ATGAACGCCAGTGTTGAGAGCCTGGTTCTTATCAAGTACTATGACAAGCTTCAGACAATGATCCAAGGAGAAATTGTATCAATGTCCACTAAAGCACTGTCACAACATCTGCTGTCCTCTGGAGAACACTCCAAGTGCATTCACATGATCTACACTAATGAGCAAAAGGCAATGTTCTTCATGCAGGCTATAAAGAACAGAGTAGACGTTGACTCTGCTTGTTTTGGGACCTTCTTGGGGGTACTCAAACAAGAGCCATCGTACAAATTCATGACGGACAAGTTAG AGAAGGAAGTTGAAGAAAGGAAAAACAAGCGTCCTGGGTCTGAAACTGGTGCCGATTACAGTCCACAACCAAGCATTG GTGCTACAATCAATGCTGATGGTGGTGATAGTGACGACTTTCTGTCAGTGGATAACACGACTGTGCTGG ATAACGAAGATTGTTTTGATGTGGTAGAAGAGGTATCCGATTTGGCTGTCAGGTTCATTCAACTTGGTAAAGCTCTTCGTCTTGTAAAAGCTGATATGGACATTATCCAGAGCAAGCATAAGGATGAACCGAAGGCAGGGCTATATGCAGTAATAGAAACATGGTTGCAACACAATCATGCTATTTCTAAACATGGAGTACCGACCTGGAGGGTGTTGGTAAAGGCAGTCGCTCATCCATATGGTGGATCCAATTGTGCCTTAGCTAGAAAAATTGCTGCAAACCATCTTTCCAGTGTTGGCCAGGCCTCTAGCTGA
- the LOC135338844 gene encoding uncharacterized protein LOC135338844 has protein sequence MSGEPVAINGASGGNLQFSSVESRGDHPPSYSLERYLASDDQPDGRSKEESHRRLSISSESDVSTINEDYDVASISSSIDDKLTWRGRMQLALHSHVFHYTIVILVVLDAIIVLTEFLLDIGALGTIICRGENIVERREFCHFDSNFRNMCGPPPNFILEGLVLQPEGSNPDRDPCTCAFRGGKRVCVPDSEDSVLDPGVNPGLVLHFFSLTILSIFMFEVVLKMVAFRLKYFTHKFEVFDGIIVVISWTLDVASVVEEEAFEVAALLIILRLWRILRIVNGSILAAKAKSDEHLREAKKEAKRIIHAFHKARDSKVSLEKENLRLRKQLGNSGSQDSNYNTEEQPDLNQVQVPVSSSREE, from the exons ATGTCGGGTGAGCCTGTGGCGATCAACGGTGCTAGTGGAGGTAACCTCCAGTTCTCTAGTGTAGAAAGTCGTGGAGATCACCCTCCCAGCTACTCCCTGGAGAGATACCTGGCCTCTGA tgaccAGCCTGATGGACGGTCCAAGGAAGAGAGCCATCGTCGTCTCTCAATCAGTTCCGAATCTGATGTCTCCACAATTAACGAGGATTATGATGTGGCCTCCATATCATCGTCCATCGACGATAAACtgac gTGGCGAGGTCGTATGCAGCTGGCCCTGCACAGTCACGTCTTCCACTATACCATTGTGATCCTCGTTGTGTTGGACGCCATCATCGTACTGACTGAGTTCCTTTTGGACATTGGGGCGTTAG gcaCAATCATATGCAGAGGTGAAAACATAGTTGAAAGACGAGAGTTTTGTCACTTTGATTCCAACTTTCGCAACATGTGTGGGCCTCCGCCCAACTTTATTCTGGAAGGTCTGGTGCTTCAACCTGAGGGTTCTAACCCGGATCGTGACCCCTGCACCTGTGCCTTTAGGGGAGGAAAGCGTGTCTGCGTCCCTGACAGCG AGGATTCTGTATTGGACCCTGGAGTGAACCCTGGTCTAGTGCTGCACTTCTTCTCTTTGACCATCCTCAGTATCTTCATGTTTGAG GTTGTACTTAAGATGGTAGCGTTCCGTCTCAAGTACTTCACTCACAAGTTTGAGGTGTTTGACGGAATCATTGTCGTCATCTCTTGGACTCTGGACGTTGCTTCAGT AGTTGAAGAGGAGGCCTTTGAGGTTGCTGCTCTGTTGATCATCCTCAGACTGTGGCGTATCCTGCGTATTGTCAATG GCTCCATCTTGGCTGCCAAGGCTAAGTCTGATGAGCACCTGAGGGAAGCCAAGAAAGAAGCAAAGCGGATCATACACGCTTTTCATAAAGCCAGAGACAGCAAGGTCTCGTTGGAG AAAGAAAACCTTCGCCTTCGGAAGCAGCTAGGAAACTCGGGCTCACAGGACTCTAATTACAACACTGAAGAGCAACCAGACCTCAATCAG GTACAGGTACCTGTCAGTTCTTCACGTGAAGAGTAG
- the LOC135338975 gene encoding uncharacterized protein LOC135338975 has protein sequence MNTTMAATQSAESVESKLLRESRGTLHDLISGSIINLSVKATSANLLTKEEQEKCSHMTLTGGEQANQFMRYISNKVSSDPSTLEVFIEKVLGKEGTFQKFAQELLAKLNNAKAKEEHLTAPVQETGATETGVTETGEQDESGSGFTESMDKNALTVWLRSKSISQSDADILREQEVSGDCFMDLSDGETVMVK, from the exons ATGAACACAACAATGGCTGCTACGCAGAGTGCAGAGAGTGTGGAGAGCAAATTACTCCGTGAGTCACGAGGCACACTCCATGACCTGATCAGTGGAAGCATTATTAACTTATCTGTCAAAGCAACCTCGGCTAATCTGCTGACAAAAGAGGAGCAGGAGAAATGTAGTCACATGACTTTAACCGGTGGTGAACAAGCAAATCAATTTATGCGATACATATCGAACAAAGTGAGCAGTGATCCGTCAACTCTCGAAGTGTTCATTGAAAAAGTTCTTGGCAAAGAAGGAACATTTCAAAAGTTTGCCCAAGAGTTGT TGGCCAAACTCAACAATGCGAAAGCAAAGGAAGAACATCTCACAGCTCCAGTCCAGGAAACTGGTGCTACTGAAACTGGTGTTACTGAAACTGGGGAACAGGATGAAAGTGGATCAG GTTTCACAGAATCAATGGATAAAAATGCTCTCACTGTCTGGCTAAGGAGTAAGAGTATATCCCAAAGCGACGCAGATATACTACGAG AGCAGGAAGTATCTGGCGATTGTTTTATGGACCTCAGTGATGGTGAAACAGTGATGGTGAAATGA
- the LOC135338856 gene encoding uncharacterized protein LOC135338856: MNASVESLVLIKYYDKLQTMIQGEIVSMATKALSQHLLSSGEHSKCIHMIYTNEQKAMFFMQAIRNRVDVDSAYFGTFLGVLKQEPSYKFMTDKLEKEVEEMKNKRPGYEAGTGHSPQPSIGATINDGGDGDGDDFSLVDNTTVLEDDIYMDVVTDVKDLAARFIQLGKALRIPKADMDIIQSKHKDEPRAGLYAVIETWLLQRQDCSKHGLPTWKVLVEAVAHPFGGSNCALARKIAAKHIASVAQASS; the protein is encoded by the exons ATGAACGCCAGTGTTGAGAGTCTGGTTCTTATCAAGTACTATGACAAGCTTCAGACAATGATCCAAGGAGAAATTGTATCAATGGCCACTAAAGCACTGTCACAACATCTGCTGTCCTCTGGAGAACACTCCAAGTGCATTCACATGATCTACACTAATGAGCAAAAGGCAATGTTCTTCATGCAGGCTATAAGGAACAGAGTAGACGTTGACTCTGCTTATTTTGGGACCTTCTTGGGAGTACTCAAACAAGAGCCATCGTACAAATTCATGACGGACAAGTTAG AGAAAGAAGTTGAAGAAATGAAAAACAAGCGTCCTGGGTATGAAGCTGGTACTGGTCACAGTCCACAACCAAGCATTG GTGCTACAATCAATGATGGTGGTGATGGTGATGGTGATGACTTTTCGTTGGTGGATAACACAACTGTGCTGG AGGACGATATTTATATGGATGTGGTGACAGACGTAAAGGACTTGGCTGCCAGGTTCATTCAACTTGGTAAAGCTCTTCGTATTCCAAAAGCTGATATGGACATTATCCAGAGCAAGCATAAGGATGAACCGAGAGCAGGGCTATATGCAGTAATAGAAACATGGTTGCTACAACGTCAGGATTGTTCTAAGCATGGACTACCGACTTGGAAGGTGTTAGTCGAGGCAGTTGCTCATCCATTTGGAGGATCCAATTGTGCCTTAGCTAGAAAAATTGCTGCAAAACATATTGCCAGTGTTGCCCAAGCCTCTAGCTGA